The DNA region CCGGCTTTTCCGTCAGCCGGAGCCGATCGGGGTCATCCAGGACCCAGGCCTTCATGGTCTTCGGAATCGTGAAAGAGGTTTCCTTGCCCGCCATACCCGGGATTCCCCCTTAGTCGTTTTTCTTGAAACCGGCTTCGAAATGGGCGACCTTCGCGGTGCTTTCCACGAGGTCGGCGATGTAATACGCCGTGGCGATGTCGGGGCCGAACGCCAGGATCCCGTGCTCCGCCATCAGGAGCGCCTTGACCCCGGGGTGGCGGACGATCCCCGCCTTGACGATTTCGCGCAGCTCGGCGGACCCCGGCAGCGCGACCTCGATCGCCGGCACCTCCTTCAGGATGACGCGGGCGGAAGTCGTGGGCAGCGGAAGCGGCTTCCGCAGCGCGGAGTACGCGGTCGCGCAGGGAGGATGCACGTGCGCGATCGCCCCCACGTCCGGGCGAAGCTGGTATACGGCGAGATGGAACGAGGTTTCCTTCGATGGGACCAGGTTCCGGGGGTTTTCCAGCACCGTGCCGTCCAGCCGGACCAGCAGGTTGTCGTCGGGCTCCACGTCGGCCAGCGAAACGCCGGAGGGGGTGATGAGGACGGTGTCGGTCCCCGGGATCCGGACGCTCATGTTCCCCCCGGTTCCGGAGACGAGGTCCCGCTGGAACGAGCGCCTCGAAAAATCGGAAAGCTCGCTCCGCAATCGGATCGCGGCTTCTGCCGCCTGTGTCGTCATGTCGTCAGTTCCCGCTTTCTTCCATGGATTGGACCAGCCGTTCGACGCAGGCGTCCACGAACGCCGCGTCGTTGATGTGGGCGTCGATCTCCTTCAGAAGGATGCGGGGATCGAGCCGTTCCTTCAGGGCGGCGACGAACGCGCGGTTGCCGGCCCGGTCGTGCAGCGGCCCTCCGGGGGCGCCGTAGACGGACCAGCCCCGCGTGGGGATGAACAGGGCCGTGGGACCGGTCGTGCCGTTGAGCCTCGCAGCCATCTCCGCGCCCACCGAGGCCATCTCGCCGCGGGAGATCTTCAGGTTGGCGTTGTACGGGTTGTGCATATAGATCCGTCTTCTTCTCAGCCGCGCCGGGATGGTTTCCTTCGGGCCGAAGCAAAGATACTCCATCCCCCCCGTAGAGACCACCTGGGGGATGCCTTTCGCGCCCGCCGCCTTCATCCGGCCGGGCTTGACGGGCATGTAGATCCCCGCGCCCAGGACTTCTTCCGCGAGCTCGTGGGGGGTCAGGTCGAGCACCGCCTGGATGACTCCTTCCCCGATCAGGTCTTCCATGGCGGACCCGCCGGCGCCGGAAGCGTGGAAGGGAATGACCCGGTACCCCCTGTCGCGCAGCGCCTTCACCGCCCGGCTCGCGCCCCGCTCCGTGTTTCCGAGGGCGGTCACCGCGACGGTCTTCCTCCCGGTTTCCGCGACGATCCGGGCGCCGCGCTCCACCATCCCGGTCACCGCCGCGACGGCGTTGGCGAGGATCGGCCCCGTCACCGGGTTCTGCCCGCCCAGGAAATCGGCCACCGAGAAGACCATCCCGATGTCCCGGTTCCCCACGTAGGGGCGGATGTTCCCCGAGGCGACCGTTGAGACGAGGTATTTCGGGAATCCGAAGGGGAGCCCCCGCATCGCCGTCGCGGAAACCGCCGTCCCCTGGTTCCCCCCCAGGCCGATGACGCCGTCGATCTTCCCATCGGCCAGCAGAAGGGAAAGGAGCCTCGCGGCTCCTTTCCCCATTCCGTCCATGATCCGGTCCCTCTCGCCCGACCGCACGAGCTCGGACAGCTCCGTCCCTCCGAGCCGCGCCACTTCCTCGCCCGGATGATCGGGCCGGACTCCGGGAGGTCCGACGGTCCCGATGTCGATCGTCGTCGCGGAATAGCCGCCGGCTTCCAGCAGCCCCTTCATGAAGGCGACCTCTTCGCCCTTCGTGTCGAGGGTCGCAAGGATGGCGACGTTTCCCTTCCGGACCATCTGTATCGCTTCCTATCCTCTCCAGAAACGGCCGGGCCAGTCTCTCTTGTCGTCCGCGACCCTGAAGGGGAACTTCTTCACCTCTTCGAGGAACGCGGCCAGGTGGTCGCTGATCCGCTCGAAGACCGCCTCCCCCTGCTCGACACTGGCGCGAAGCGGGTTGCCGATGGTGGCGGTGTCCGAATATTCGTGATGGAGCATCGGGACGAAGATGTTCTCCGATCCCTGGAAGATGACGGTGTTGGTGCCGTCCTTCTTGGTGAACGCCGGGCCCATCCATTTCGGGGCGTGGGCGCGGTCCGCCTTGGCGCGCTCCATGAAGATCGAGCCCTCGTAATTCCCCTTCTCCTTCATGTACGCCATGGTAGTGGAGGTTTCAAGTTCTCCCGCGTGCCAGCCGGGCGTTTCCTCCGCCGGGCCGGTCATCAGGTCGGCGACGACGGCGCAATCCCGCTCCGTCGGTGTCTTGTAATACGCGCAGAAGCAGCCCGTCTCGGCGCGCAGCGCCCGCAGCGCGTCGCCCTGCGCCCCCATGTTCGTGCCGTGGTGGGAGACGAACACCAGCTTGTTGAAGCCGGAGAAGATCAGGCTGCGCCCAATCGAGTAAAGGACCTGGCGGTAGATTTCCGTGGGGAAAGAGATGGTGCCGGTCCCCCAGCCGGCCTCGCCCATGTGATGCGGGGACACGCCGAACGGCAGCAGCGGGGCGTACAACACCTTCGACTTCTTCGCCGCGCGCTCCACGCTTCCCATCGTGGTATAGGAATCGACGCCCAGCGGCACATGGTGGCCGTGCTTCTCGAGGCTTCCGACCGGAATCATGATCGTGTCGTTGCCGGCCTTCAGGTAATCCCGAACGTCGGTCCAGGGCAGCTCCAGCAGATCGTACTTCTTCAATTCAGCCATCCGTTCTCTCCTTTTCTTTTGCCCCGCGCGGACTTCCGCACGGGGGTTCGTGGAAAACCTTTTCCTGGTTCCCCTTCTGTAATGTTCCGGGCCCGCCGGGTCGCTACTCCCGGACCGTGGACCCCCTGACGATGAGTTTCGTATTGAAAACCTTGAATTTTTCAAACTTTCCGCCGGAGATCCGCCCGACCAGCATCCGCATCGCGGCGGCGCCGATCTCCTGGATCGGGATGGCGACCGTCGTGAGCGGGGGATCGAAATAGGAGCTCAGCGGGATGTCGTCGAATCCCGTCACCGCGAGGTCGCCGGGCACGGAAAGCCCCAGCTCTTTCGCCGCCTTTACGGCTCCGAACGCCATCTGGTCGTTCGCCGCGACGATCGCGGTCGGCCGCTCCTTCCCCCTGAGTAGCGATTTGGACATGATATAGCCGCTCCGCGGGTCCCAGCTTCCCAGACGGATAAGATTCTCTTGTATTTTCAGCCCGTTCTGAGCCAAAGCGTTCCGGTATCCCGTCTGGCGGTCCAGGGAGGTCGTCGACCCGTCCTGTCCGCCGATGAAGCCGATCGCCGAATGCCCGAGGTCGATCAGGTGCTGCGCCGCCTGGGTCGCGCCGCCGATGTTGTCGACCGTGACGGCGGGGAAGTCGACGTCGTGTCTTCCGATAACCACGACCCGTTCCTTCAGTTCCCTGAGGATGGACAGCGTTTCGAAGCCGGAGATGATCCCTCCGCTGAAGATGACGCCGTCGGCGGACTTCTCCCTCAGGAGGTAGATCGACCGGACGATCCCTTCCTTCTTCCCGTCCGTGTTCTGGAGCGTGACGGAGTACCCCGTCTTGTCGGCGACGTCCTGGATCCCCCGGACGATTTCCGAATAGTAAGGGTTCGATATATCAGGGATAATGATCCCGATGGTCAGTGTTTTCCGCGTCGGGAGCCCCTTCGCGAGGGCGTTGGGGTGAAAGTCCAGCTCCCGGACGGCCCGCAGCACGCGGTCGCGCGTCGCGGGGTGGACCTTGTGGGCGCTGTTGTTGACCACCCGGGAAACCGTTGCGATGGAGACGTTGGCTTTCAGGGCGACGTCGGTGATCTTGGTCATGGAGGCCGGTCCGCTCCGCATGGAAAACGTTTTCCATCACAATAACCGCTTCCCGGATCCTTTGTCAATCCGGAAAATCGCGGCAGGGGCTTCCTCCTTGAGCGGGCACCCGGCATCTTAGACTGCAGGAGGAATATTGCGATGGCCAAATACGTCGACGGATTCGTGCTTCCGGTCCTTGTGAAGAACCTGCCGGCCTACCGTCGCCTTGCCCGGAAGGCGGGTAAAATCTGGAAGGAGCACGGCGCCCTCGAATTCCGGGAATGCGCGGGCGACGACGTGGACGTAAAATTCGGCGTGCCTTTCAAGCGGCAGATCCGGCTCCGGCGCGGGGAGACCGTGATGTTCTCCTGGATCGTGTACTCGTCGCGCGCGCACCGCGACCGGGTCAACGCGAAGGTGATGAAGGACAAGCGCATGGCGGGCATGGATCCGGCGATGATGCCGTTCGATTGCGACCGGATGGTCTGGGGCGGGTTCAAGGTCCTGGTCGATCTTTAGCTTGGGGGGACACCGATGGGACGGCTCCGTGCGCTGCTTCCCGGGCGATGGAAGTTCGCATGGCGGTACTGCAGCGGCAACACCCCGTGGGATACCG from Thermodesulfobacteriota bacterium includes:
- a CDS encoding class II aldolase/adducin family protein, whose product is MTTQAAEAAIRLRSELSDFSRRSFQRDLVSGTGGNMSVRIPGTDTVLITPSGVSLADVEPDDNLLVRLDGTVLENPRNLVPSKETSFHLAVYQLRPDVGAIAHVHPPCATAYSALRKPLPLPTTSARVILKEVPAIEVALPGSAELREIVKAGIVRHPGVKALLMAEHGILAFGPDIATAYYIADLVESTAKVAHFEAGFKKND
- a CDS encoding Tm-1-like ATP-binding domain-containing protein — translated: MVRKGNVAILATLDTKGEEVAFMKGLLEAGGYSATTIDIGTVGPPGVRPDHPGEEVARLGGTELSELVRSGERDRIMDGMGKGAARLLSLLLADGKIDGVIGLGGNQGTAVSATAMRGLPFGFPKYLVSTVASGNIRPYVGNRDIGMVFSVADFLGGQNPVTGPILANAVAAVTGMVERGARIVAETGRKTVAVTALGNTERGASRAVKALRDRGYRVIPFHASGAGGSAMEDLIGEGVIQAVLDLTPHELAEEVLGAGIYMPVKPGRMKAAGAKGIPQVVSTGGMEYLCFGPKETIPARLRRRRIYMHNPYNANLKISRGEMASVGAEMAARLNGTTGPTALFIPTRGWSVYGAPGGPLHDRAGNRAFVAALKERLDPRILLKEIDAHINDAAFVDACVERLVQSMEESGN
- a CDS encoding creatininase family protein; this translates as MAELKKYDLLELPWTDVRDYLKAGNDTIMIPVGSLEKHGHHVPLGVDSYTTMGSVERAAKKSKVLYAPLLPFGVSPHHMGEAGWGTGTISFPTEIYRQVLYSIGRSLIFSGFNKLVFVSHHGTNMGAQGDALRALRAETGCFCAYYKTPTERDCAVVADLMTGPAEETPGWHAGELETSTTMAYMKEKGNYEGSIFMERAKADRAHAPKWMGPAFTKKDGTNTVIFQGSENIFVPMLHHEYSDTATIGNPLRASVEQGEAVFERISDHLAAFLEEVKKFPFRVADDKRDWPGRFWRG
- a CDS encoding LacI family DNA-binding transcriptional regulator, which encodes MTKITDVALKANVSIATVSRVVNNSAHKVHPATRDRVLRAVRELDFHPNALAKGLPTRKTLTIGIIIPDISNPYYSEIVRGIQDVADKTGYSVTLQNTDGKKEGIVRSIYLLREKSADGVIFSGGIISGFETLSILRELKERVVVIGRHDVDFPAVTVDNIGGATQAAQHLIDLGHSAIGFIGGQDGSTTSLDRQTGYRNALAQNGLKIQENLIRLGSWDPRSGYIMSKSLLRGKERPTAIVAANDQMAFGAVKAAKELGLSVPGDLAVTGFDDIPLSSYFDPPLTTVAIPIQEIGAAAMRMLVGRISGGKFEKFKVFNTKLIVRGSTVRE
- a CDS encoding DUF1428 domain-containing protein, coding for MAKYVDGFVLPVLVKNLPAYRRLARKAGKIWKEHGALEFRECAGDDVDVKFGVPFKRQIRLRRGETVMFSWIVYSSRAHRDRVNAKVMKDKRMAGMDPAMMPFDCDRMVWGGFKVLVDL